A window of the Sabethes cyaneus chromosome 1, idSabCyanKW18_F2, whole genome shotgun sequence genome harbors these coding sequences:
- the LOC128737666 gene encoding cytosolic endo-beta-N-acetylglucosaminidase has product MDKSNVCEESHVCQPIHTVEDLLQFEQNPVRWRNLVLPITPRSKSRHLGDRYQEIDFDNGIVEFVEDRQRPQVLLCHDFKGNYLADRYINGTTGEQWVDYRFYNWAAVDVFCYFSHNFVTIPTLQWLNCAHKNGVRVIGTFIIEGGNVTLLKEILKSSEFLKKVADALVTVAKVCQFQGWLLNIECTLESEKIPLLKEFVSYLTSRSHEQIPDSEIIWYDAITEQGLLSWQNELNSQNKCFFEACDGIFLNYTWSRLHLERTENLIRNHFANRKLDVYVGIDVFGRGQKAKLDTHATLAAIMEFKFSVAIFAPGWTFESLEDSMRRDQLDQESSNLRFLKLNDRFWNLLWRYFFVRGPQQLPFYTSFCLGSGKIRNRLGKQQSESWFNLSRQRFQPSIPYTPPKEYEHDNVGPVYWTHSFDTALDGGSCVKLEEAHPNCRLFACDFACDSDLIVSYAFQRSNPASADVCVLLKAYNRRYHDSLKIVCGSDECHLSGRRNEMKANLLTVEDCRTLLKLKADVKLPAMTDINGWEIRYYYLSFESHQQPVSLVDIGIEIWKDHPKDYILLGAVSLQAGFPASRTRIAKRTNVSFDM; this is encoded by the exons ATGGATAAAAGCAACGTATGTGAAG AAAGTCACGTGTGTCAGCCGATACATACGGTTGAGGATTTGCTGCAGTTTGAGCAGAACCCGGTGCGCTGGAGGAATCTGGTACTGCCGATTACGCCCCGTTCTAAGTCACGCCATCTCGGTGACCGATATCAGGAGATTGATTTCGATAATGGTATCGTTGAGTTCGTCGAAGATCGTCAGAGACCGCAGGTGCTGTTGTGTCACGATTTCAAGGGGAACTATCTCGCCGACCGGTACATCAACGGAACGACCGGAGAGCAGTGGGTTGATTACCGGTTTTACAACTGGGCCGCCGTTGATGTGTTTTGCTACTTTAGCCATAACTTTGTAACTATTCCTACCTTGCAATGGCTGAATTGTGCCCACAAAAATGGAGTCAGAGTGATCGGAACATTCATCATCGAAGGCGGTAATGTAACattactaaaagagattttgaagTCCAGTGAGTTTCTGAAGAAGGTAGCCGATGCATTGGTGACGGTGGCGAAGGTTTGTCAGTTTCAG GGCTGGTTACTGAATATTGAATGTACGTTGGAATCAGAGAAGATCCCGCTCTTGAAGGAGTTTGTGTCTTACTTAACAAGCAGATCTCATGAGCAGATTCCAGATAGTGAGATTATTTGGTATGACGCTATCACGGAGCAAGGTTTACTTAGTTGGCAAAACGAGTTAAACAGTCAGAATAAATGCTTCTTTGAAGCTTGTGATGGGATATTTCTGAATTACACCTGGTCTCGGCTTCATTTGGAACGAACGGAAAACTTAATTCGAAACCATTTTGCCAATCGTAAACTGGACGTGTACGTTGGTATCGATGTGTTCGGTCGGGGTCAGAAAGCCAAACTGGATACACACGCTACGCTGGCCGCAATTATGGAGTTTAAATTTTCCGTGGCAATTTTTGCACCCGGTTGGACTTTCGAATCGCTGGAGGACTCAATGCGGCGTGATCAGCTCGATCAAGAAAGCTCCAATTTACGGTTTCTGAAATTGAACGATCGTTTTTGGAATCTTCTATGGAGATACTTTTTCGTTCGCGGACCCCAGCAGCTGCCGTTTTATACCTCATTTTGCCTTGGATCGGGAAAGATACGAAACAGATTGGGAAAACAACAATCGGAGTCCTGGTTCAATTTGTCACGCCAGCGGTTTCAGCCGAGTATACCGTATACTCCACCTAAAGAGTATGAGCATGACAATGTTGGTCCGGTCTACTGGACTCATAGTTTTGATACTGCACTGGATGGTGGATCCTGTGTGAAACTGGAGGAGGCGCACCCGAATTGCCGTTTGTTTGCCTGCGATTTTGCGTGTGATTCGGATCTGATAGTATCCTATGCGTTCCAGCGAAGCAATCCAGCGAGCGCCGATGTGTGCGTACTGTTGAAGGCGTACAACCGACGCTACCATGATTCGCTCAAGATAGTCTGCGGTTCAGATGAATGCCACTTGAGCGGACGGCGGAATGAGATGAAAGCAAATTTGCTAACCGTAGAGGACTGCCGAACACTGTTGAAGTTGAAAGCCGACGTAAAGCTTCCCGCTATGACCGATATCAATGGGTGGGAGATAAG GTATTATTATCTCTCATTCGAGTCCCACCAGCAGCCAGTTTCGCTCGTGGACATAGGAATCGAAATCTGGAAGGATCACCCGAAGGACTACATTCTGCTCGGAGCCGTTTCGCTGCAGGCCGGTTTTCCCGCAAGCCGCACTCGCATCGCAAAGCGCACGAATGTGAGCTTCGACATGTGA